A stretch of Usitatibacter palustris DNA encodes these proteins:
- a CDS encoding DUF4442 domain-containing protein, which translates to MNLWPPFRGAGIKVREISPDFRKARVELRMRLLNRNYVGTHFGGSLFSMTDPFFMVLMMHNLGQDYIVWDKAGQIRFIKPGKGTITANFEITQAMVDEAIAKTANGDKFEPTYGVDLVNGEGETVARVEKTLHIRKKK; encoded by the coding sequence ATGAACCTGTGGCCGCCGTTTCGCGGCGCCGGGATCAAGGTGCGCGAGATCTCGCCCGATTTCCGCAAGGCGCGCGTCGAGCTGCGCATGCGGCTGCTCAATCGCAACTACGTCGGCACGCATTTCGGCGGGTCGCTGTTCTCGATGACCGACCCGTTCTTCATGGTCCTCATGATGCATAACCTGGGCCAGGACTACATCGTGTGGGACAAGGCGGGGCAGATCCGCTTCATCAAGCCGGGCAAGGGGACCATCACCGCGAACTTCGAGATCACGCAGGCGATGGTGGACGAGGCGATCGCGAAGACCGCGAACGGCGACAAGTTCGAGCCGACCTACGGCGTGGACCTGGTCAATGGCGAGGGCGAGACGGTGGCCCGCGTCGAGAAAACGCTGCACATCCGAAAGAAAAAATAA
- a CDS encoding 3-hydroxyacyl-CoA dehydrogenase NAD-binding domain-containing protein, with protein MELKHWKLSVDSDNLAWLYFDRADGTTNTFSSEALRELGQVCAHLTTMPPKGLAILSAKDNGFAAGADIDEFTRLKDAEEAWTFIKLGNEIFDQVAALPFPTVAMIHGFCMGGGLELSLACRYRVADDGAKTKLGLPEVMIGIVPGWGGAKRLPLLIGPAQALDLMLTGRAIDGKRAKKMGVVDVATPRRHFENAARMLLKAPPAVHRPKLMEAMTNWPGIRSVVASQAAKKVAERARRDHYPAPYAIIETWRDFGGDPRNVPRDHPASMVSLFHHPTARNLIRIFKLQDRMKALGKADAEPIRHLHVIGAGVMGGDIAAWAALRGITVTLQDLAPERIAPAIKRAAELYTKRLKLPHLVQAAMDRLIPDVAGHGVAKADIVLEAIVENAEVKRKLFAQIEPRMKEDAILASNTSSIPLQELTSVLKRPERLVGLHFFNPVAQMMLVEIVQGPQTAASVMLAGQAFAKQIDKLPLPCKSAPGFLVNRVLSPYLAEAMLMVDEGIPPETVDAAAKDFGMPMGPIELADMVGLDVGWAVGQELAKPDNPIPQKLKQLVEAKKFGKKTGEGFYKWVKGKPQKSSTGPGTLDLKALADRMVIPALNEAVACVREKIVADADLCDAGVIFGTGFAPHRGGPINTIHARGKSELLAIMGELKAKYGPRFTPDAGWEQI; from the coding sequence ATGGAACTCAAGCACTGGAAGCTCTCGGTCGACTCGGACAATCTCGCGTGGCTCTATTTCGACCGCGCCGACGGCACGACGAATACTTTTTCGAGTGAAGCGCTGCGCGAGCTCGGGCAGGTTTGCGCGCACCTCACGACGATGCCGCCCAAGGGGCTCGCGATCCTCTCGGCCAAGGACAACGGCTTCGCCGCCGGTGCCGACATCGATGAATTCACGCGCCTCAAGGATGCCGAGGAGGCGTGGACCTTCATCAAGCTGGGCAACGAAATCTTCGACCAGGTCGCGGCACTGCCTTTCCCGACGGTCGCGATGATCCACGGCTTCTGCATGGGCGGCGGCCTCGAGCTCTCCCTCGCGTGTCGCTACCGCGTGGCCGATGACGGCGCGAAGACGAAGCTCGGCCTTCCGGAAGTGATGATCGGCATCGTCCCCGGATGGGGTGGCGCGAAGCGCCTGCCGCTGCTCATCGGTCCGGCGCAAGCGCTCGACCTCATGCTCACGGGCCGCGCGATCGACGGCAAGCGCGCGAAGAAGATGGGTGTCGTCGACGTGGCCACGCCGAGGCGCCATTTCGAGAACGCCGCGCGCATGCTCCTCAAGGCCCCGCCGGCCGTGCATCGCCCGAAGCTCATGGAGGCGATGACCAACTGGCCGGGCATCCGCTCGGTCGTCGCATCGCAGGCGGCGAAGAAGGTCGCCGAGCGCGCGCGGCGCGACCACTACCCCGCGCCCTACGCGATCATCGAGACGTGGCGCGATTTCGGCGGCGATCCGCGCAACGTGCCGCGCGACCACCCCGCCTCGATGGTGAGCCTCTTCCACCATCCGACCGCGCGAAACCTCATCCGCATCTTCAAGCTGCAGGACCGCATGAAGGCGTTGGGCAAGGCCGATGCCGAACCCATTCGCCACCTGCACGTGATCGGCGCGGGCGTGATGGGCGGTGACATCGCCGCGTGGGCGGCACTTCGCGGCATCACCGTGACGCTGCAGGACTTGGCACCCGAACGCATCGCGCCCGCCATCAAACGCGCGGCCGAGCTCTACACCAAGCGCCTCAAGCTGCCGCACCTGGTCCAGGCCGCCATGGATCGCCTCATTCCCGATGTCGCGGGCCACGGCGTGGCCAAGGCCGACATCGTCCTCGAGGCGATCGTCGAGAACGCGGAAGTGAAGCGGAAGCTCTTCGCGCAGATCGAGCCGCGCATGAAGGAGGACGCCATCCTCGCGTCCAACACCTCGAGCATTCCGCTGCAGGAACTGACCTCGGTGCTGAAGCGCCCCGAGCGCCTCGTGGGCCTGCATTTCTTCAATCCGGTCGCGCAGATGATGCTCGTGGAGATCGTGCAGGGTCCACAGACCGCGGCCAGCGTGATGCTCGCGGGCCAGGCGTTCGCCAAGCAGATCGACAAGCTGCCGCTGCCGTGCAAGAGCGCGCCCGGGTTCCTCGTGAACCGCGTGCTCTCGCCGTACCTCGCCGAGGCGATGCTGATGGTCGACGAAGGCATTCCGCCCGAGACCGTCGATGCGGCGGCGAAGGACTTCGGCATGCCGATGGGTCCGATCGAGCTTGCCGACATGGTCGGCCTCGACGTGGGCTGGGCCGTGGGCCAGGAGCTCGCGAAGCCCGACAATCCCATTCCGCAGAAGTTGAAGCAGCTCGTCGAGGCGAAGAAGTTCGGCAAGAAGACGGGCGAGGGCTTCTACAAGTGGGTGAAGGGCAAGCCGCAGAAGTCGTCCACCGGCCCGGGCACGCTGGACCTCAAGGCGCTCGCCGACCGCATGGTGATTCCGGCGCTCAACGAAGCCGTCGCTTGCGTGCGCGAGAAGATCGTCGCGGACGCGGACCTCTGCGACGCGGGCGTCATCTTCGGCACCGGCTTCGCGCCGCACCGCGGCGGCCCGATCAACACGATCCACGCGCGCGGCAAGAGCGAGCTGCTCGCGATCATGGGCGAGCTGAAGGCCAAGTACGGTCCGCGCTTCACGCCGGACGCGGGCTGGGAGCAGATATGA
- a CDS encoding hotdog fold domain-containing protein, whose translation MNRAIAAWQRLEGKPFGKTLFSRVICWKAPYFGSIKPRIEEFRPNFVRVSMPKRRAVQNHIGTVHAIAMCNLAEMAAGTMTEISIPATMRWIPKGMTVQYLGKAETGVEATATTPEVVDGPARDVPVNVDVRDRAGQLVCHAVITMWVTPRKKP comes from the coding sequence ATGAACCGCGCGATCGCGGCGTGGCAGCGTCTCGAGGGCAAGCCCTTCGGCAAGACGCTGTTCTCGCGCGTGATCTGCTGGAAGGCGCCGTACTTCGGCTCGATCAAGCCGCGCATCGAGGAGTTCCGTCCCAACTTCGTGCGCGTGTCGATGCCCAAGCGCCGCGCGGTGCAGAACCACATCGGCACCGTGCACGCGATCGCGATGTGCAACCTCGCCGAGATGGCCGCGGGCACGATGACCGAGATCTCCATTCCGGCGACGATGCGCTGGATTCCCAAGGGCATGACCGTGCAGTACCTCGGCAAGGCGGAGACCGGCGTCGAAGCGACGGCGACCACGCCCGAGGTGGTCGACGGCCCGGCCCGCGACGTCCCGGTGAATGTCGATGTGCGCGACCGCGCGGGCCAGCTCGTCTGCCACGCGGTGATCACCATGTGGGTCACGCCGCGCAAGAAACCGTGA
- a CDS encoding alpha/beta hydrolase family protein, with translation MNGERSVARTADGYELAVTRFAAQGTARGTLLIAGAMGVRQDFYAPIAAFFAQHGLHVLTFDYRGMGYSRRGSLRGFGADVSTWAEQDLNAMLHEARKPAPEAPLLFLGHSLGGQILGIAPDNAMVKAALTVTAGSGYYKLNDRIPVQVRILWFLAIPALTPLFGYFPGKSLRIVGDLPRGVAWQWRRWCLHSEYLLAEGERHREAFLRVRAPIVGYSFADDPLIPKPAIDQLHGFYRAAHVERRHIAPADLGERRIGHFGYFTERSRESLWTPSLQWLLQHAPGGT, from the coding sequence GTGAACGGCGAGCGTAGCGTCGCGCGCACGGCCGACGGCTACGAACTCGCGGTCACGCGGTTTGCCGCGCAGGGGACCGCGCGCGGAACCCTCCTCATCGCCGGCGCGATGGGCGTTCGCCAGGATTTCTACGCACCCATCGCCGCGTTCTTCGCGCAGCACGGGCTGCACGTGCTCACCTTCGACTATCGCGGCATGGGCTACTCGCGGCGCGGAAGCCTGCGCGGGTTCGGGGCCGACGTGTCCACCTGGGCGGAGCAGGACCTCAACGCGATGCTGCACGAGGCGCGCAAGCCCGCGCCGGAGGCGCCGCTGCTTTTCCTCGGCCACAGCCTGGGCGGCCAGATCCTGGGCATCGCTCCCGACAACGCGATGGTGAAGGCGGCGCTCACGGTGACCGCGGGGTCGGGGTATTACAAGCTGAACGACCGCATTCCGGTGCAGGTGCGCATTCTCTGGTTCCTCGCCATTCCCGCGCTGACGCCGCTCTTCGGCTACTTCCCGGGCAAGTCCCTGCGCATCGTCGGCGACCTGCCGCGCGGCGTGGCCTGGCAGTGGCGCCGCTGGTGCCTGCACTCCGAGTACCTGCTCGCCGAAGGGGAGCGCCACCGCGAAGCATTTCTGCGCGTGCGCGCGCCGATCGTCGGCTATTCTTTTGCCGACGACCCGCTCATCCCGAAGCCCGCCATCGACCAGCTGCACGGGTTCTACCGCGCAGCGCACGTCGAGCGCCGCCACATCGCGCCGGCCGACCTCGGGGAAAGGCGCATCGGGCACTTCGGCTATTTCACCGAACGCAGCCGCGAATCGCTCTGGACGCCGTCGTTGCAGTGGCTCCTTCAACACGCGCCCGGCGGAACATGA
- a CDS encoding GNAT family N-acetyltransferase, with amino-acid sequence MRIRIAEPHDVAAIAAIYGHYVLHGLGTFELEPPGEAEMRRRFDIIKDGGFPYFVAEVDGRVAGYSYAGTYRPRPGYRFSLEDSIYVAPEHAGAGIGRALLERLLPACEAIGCRQLIAIIGDSGNTPSIALHEAMGFVHVGVLKSIGFKFGRWVDTVVMQRPLGAGDATLP; translated from the coding sequence ATGCGAATTCGCATCGCGGAACCTCACGATGTCGCGGCGATCGCCGCGATCTACGGCCACTACGTGCTCCACGGCCTGGGAACCTTCGAGCTCGAGCCGCCGGGCGAAGCCGAGATGCGGCGGCGCTTCGACATCATCAAGGACGGCGGCTTCCCGTACTTCGTCGCGGAGGTCGACGGCCGGGTCGCGGGCTACTCCTACGCGGGGACCTATCGGCCGCGGCCCGGCTATCGCTTCTCGCTCGAGGACTCCATCTACGTCGCTCCCGAGCACGCCGGCGCGGGGATCGGCCGCGCGCTGCTCGAGCGCCTGCTTCCGGCGTGCGAGGCGATCGGGTGCCGCCAGCTCATCGCCATCATCGGGGACAGCGGCAACACCCCGTCCATCGCCCTGCACGAGGCGATGGGGTTCGTGCACGTCGGTGTCCTGAAGAGCATCGGCTTCAAGTTCGGTCGCTGGGTCGACACGGTCGTGATGCAACGGCCGCTCGGCGCCGGGGATGCTACGCTTCCCTAG
- a CDS encoding AMP-dependent synthetase/ligase encodes MQYVPILATDSIADAFAKRVALSPDKAAYREYDAPSQSWRERTWSDMAGQVGRVRAAFATEGLAPRDRVAIMLRNCPEWVAFDIGAHAQGLVVVPLFVDDRPENFAYILNDAGVKVLLVEGEEHLKRLDEVRAQLGSLQRIITVKPVADRGDAAVRSLDQWLPAEPAGETRPIVDGHSLATIVYTSGTTGKPKGVMLTHQNMLQNVKSALGAYDVYPDDVLLSFLPLSHMFERTVGYYLTLVSGSVVAFARSIPQLSEDFKTVRPTIIVSVPRIFERLHAGVHASLAEASPAKRRLFDFAHHVGWSRFEWQQGRGPFKASFVLWPLLKLLVADKLLERMGGRLRLCVSGGAALNPEIAHTFIGLGLPICQGYGLSEASPIVSANRLDRNDPASIGLPLPGIEVAIGENGALMVKGPNVMLGYWNNPEATKQVLGDDGWLNTGDQARKDPNGFLYITGRIKEIIVLGNGEKVPPVDMELAIQLDPLFEHVMIVGEGKPYLAALVVLNAEQWAKVPEADRTDKAVTARIAKLIKGFPGYAQIRRVALLTDKWTVDNGLLTPTLKLRRSVILERLRAQVDALYKGH; translated from the coding sequence TTGCAGTACGTCCCGATCCTCGCGACCGATTCGATCGCCGATGCCTTCGCGAAACGCGTAGCGCTTTCGCCGGACAAGGCCGCGTACCGCGAGTACGACGCACCGTCGCAATCGTGGCGCGAGCGGACGTGGAGCGACATGGCCGGGCAGGTGGGCCGCGTGCGTGCGGCATTCGCCACCGAAGGCCTCGCGCCGCGCGACCGCGTGGCGATCATGCTGCGCAACTGCCCGGAGTGGGTCGCGTTCGACATCGGCGCGCACGCGCAGGGGCTCGTCGTCGTTCCGCTGTTCGTCGACGATCGCCCGGAGAACTTCGCCTACATCCTCAACGACGCCGGCGTGAAGGTGCTGCTGGTCGAGGGCGAGGAACACCTGAAGCGCCTCGACGAAGTGCGCGCGCAGCTCGGCAGCCTGCAGCGCATCATCACGGTGAAGCCGGTGGCCGATCGCGGTGACGCAGCGGTGCGTTCGCTCGATCAATGGCTGCCCGCGGAGCCCGCCGGCGAGACGCGGCCGATCGTCGATGGCCACTCGCTCGCGACGATCGTCTACACCTCGGGCACCACGGGCAAGCCCAAGGGCGTGATGCTCACGCACCAGAACATGCTGCAGAACGTGAAGTCCGCGCTCGGCGCCTACGACGTCTATCCCGACGACGTCCTCTTGTCCTTCCTGCCGCTCTCGCACATGTTCGAGCGCACGGTGGGCTACTACCTCACGCTGGTCTCGGGCTCGGTCGTCGCGTTCGCGCGATCCATTCCGCAGCTCTCGGAGGACTTCAAGACCGTGCGGCCGACGATCATCGTGTCGGTCCCGCGGATCTTCGAGCGGCTGCATGCCGGCGTGCACGCGAGCCTCGCGGAGGCCTCGCCCGCGAAGCGGCGCCTGTTCGACTTCGCGCACCACGTCGGCTGGAGCCGCTTCGAGTGGCAACAGGGGCGCGGGCCTTTCAAGGCGAGCTTCGTCCTCTGGCCGCTGCTGAAGCTTCTCGTCGCCGACAAGCTGCTCGAGCGCATGGGCGGGCGGCTGCGCCTGTGCGTGAGCGGGGGCGCGGCGCTCAATCCGGAGATCGCGCATACGTTCATCGGATTGGGATTGCCGATCTGCCAGGGCTATGGCCTGTCGGAAGCCTCACCCATCGTGAGCGCGAACCGCCTCGACCGGAACGATCCGGCCAGCATCGGGCTGCCGTTGCCCGGGATCGAGGTCGCGATCGGCGAGAACGGCGCGCTCATGGTGAAGGGGCCCAACGTGATGCTCGGCTACTGGAACAATCCGGAGGCCACGAAGCAGGTGCTGGGCGACGACGGCTGGCTCAACACCGGCGACCAGGCGCGCAAGGACCCGAACGGCTTCCTCTACATCACCGGGCGCATCAAGGAAATCATCGTCCTCGGCAACGGCGAGAAGGTGCCGCCCGTGGACATGGAGCTCGCGATCCAGCTCGATCCGCTCTTCGAGCACGTGATGATCGTGGGCGAGGGCAAGCCTTACCTCGCCGCACTCGTCGTCCTCAACGCCGAGCAGTGGGCGAAGGTCCCGGAGGCCGACCGCACCGACAAGGCCGTCACGGCGCGCATCGCGAAGCTGATCAAGGGCTTTCCGGGCTACGCGCAGATCCGCCGCGTGGCGCTGCTCACCGACAAGTGGACCGTCGACAATGGCCTGCTCACCCCGACGCTGAAGCTGCGCCGCAGCGTCATCCTCGAGCGCTTGCGCGCGCAGGTCGACGCGCTCTACAAGGGACACTGA
- a CDS encoding enoyl-CoA hydratase: MTDAIVTENRDAILRIEMRRPERKNALTQAMYSALAAALDQGEADASVRAMLIHGQPGMFTAGNDVKDFLENPKKDLDAPVFQFLRRLIRARKPIVAAVSGNAVGVGTTMLLHCDYVVADESARFAVPFTSLGVCPEAASSVSLALVIGWRRASEMLMLGQPVDAATALDWGLVNRVVPAAELAAAAATQARAFAAQPVQAMRATKALLRDRLLPIYEKALADEAGEFGRLLQTPDSQEAFRAFLEKRAPKFE; this comes from the coding sequence ATGACCGACGCGATCGTCACCGAGAACCGCGACGCGATCCTGCGCATCGAGATGCGCCGGCCCGAGCGCAAGAACGCGCTCACGCAGGCGATGTATTCCGCGCTCGCCGCAGCGCTCGACCAGGGTGAGGCGGATGCGTCCGTGCGCGCCATGCTCATCCACGGCCAGCCGGGGATGTTCACCGCCGGCAACGACGTGAAGGATTTCCTCGAGAATCCGAAGAAGGATCTCGACGCGCCCGTGTTCCAGTTCCTGCGCCGGTTGATTCGTGCCCGCAAGCCCATCGTCGCCGCGGTATCGGGCAACGCGGTCGGCGTGGGCACGACGATGCTGCTCCATTGCGACTATGTCGTCGCCGACGAAAGCGCGCGTTTTGCCGTTCCGTTCACCAGCCTCGGCGTTTGCCCGGAAGCGGCCTCGAGCGTATCGCTTGCACTCGTGATCGGCTGGCGGCGGGCGAGCGAGATGCTGATGCTCGGCCAGCCCGTCGATGCCGCGACTGCGCTCGACTGGGGCCTGGTGAATCGCGTCGTGCCGGCGGCGGAGCTTGCCGCGGCCGCCGCAACGCAAGCGCGAGCATTTGCCGCGCAACCTGTGCAAGCCATGCGCGCGACGAAGGCGTTGTTGCGCGACCGGTTGTTGCCGATCTACGAGAAGGCGCTTGCGGACGAGGCCGGCGAATTCGGCCGGCTGCTGCAGACGCCCGATTCGCAGGAAGCTTTCCGCGCGTTCCTCGAGAAGCGCGCCCCGAAATTCGAATGA
- a CDS encoding NADP-dependent oxidoreductase, with product MNNRQIRLAARPVGVPKPSDWKFIDEPVGEPADGEVLVKVLYLSLDPAMRGWMNEGKSYIRPVAIDEVMRAGGVGVVVASKSDRFKVGDHVVGTLNVQTHALVPEKALTRIDPRLAPLPVYLSVLGMPGMTAYFGLLDVGQPKEGNTVVVSGAAGAVGAVVGQIAKIKGCRVVGIAGGADKCRYVVEELGFDAAIDYKTDDVKKALRATCEKGIDVYFDNVGGDILDAALAHLAFKARVVICGAISQYNNTTPIVGPANYLSLLVNRARMEGMIVFDYADRYAEAAREMAGWMQAGKLKSREDVVDGLDTFPDRLLMLFKGENQGKLVLRVASA from the coding sequence ATGAATAACCGACAGATCCGACTCGCCGCGCGTCCCGTGGGCGTTCCCAAACCCAGCGACTGGAAGTTCATCGATGAACCCGTAGGCGAGCCCGCGGACGGCGAGGTGCTCGTGAAGGTGCTCTACCTATCGCTCGATCCGGCGATGCGCGGCTGGATGAACGAAGGCAAGTCGTACATCCGTCCCGTCGCGATCGACGAAGTGATGCGCGCCGGTGGCGTGGGCGTCGTGGTCGCGTCGAAGAGCGACCGGTTCAAGGTCGGCGACCACGTCGTGGGAACGCTCAACGTGCAGACCCACGCGCTCGTTCCCGAAAAGGCGCTCACGCGCATCGACCCGCGCCTGGCACCCCTGCCGGTGTACCTCTCGGTGCTGGGCATGCCCGGCATGACGGCGTATTTCGGATTGCTCGACGTGGGCCAGCCGAAGGAAGGCAACACGGTCGTGGTCTCGGGTGCGGCGGGCGCCGTGGGCGCGGTGGTCGGCCAGATCGCGAAGATCAAGGGTTGCCGCGTGGTGGGCATCGCCGGCGGCGCGGACAAATGCCGCTACGTCGTCGAGGAGCTCGGCTTCGATGCAGCGATCGACTACAAGACCGACGACGTGAAGAAGGCGCTGCGGGCGACGTGCGAGAAGGGCATCGACGTCTACTTCGACAACGTCGGCGGCGACATCCTCGATGCCGCGCTGGCGCACCTTGCCTTCAAGGCGCGCGTCGTGATCTGCGGCGCGATCTCGCAGTACAACAACACCACGCCCATCGTCGGTCCGGCGAACTACCTGTCGCTGCTGGTCAATCGCGCGCGCATGGAAGGGATGATCGTGTTCGACTACGCCGATCGCTATGCCGAGGCCGCGCGCGAGATGGCGGGCTGGATGCAGGCGGGCAAGCTGAAGAGCCGCGAGGACGTGGTCGACGGACTCGACACGTTCCCCGACCGGCTGCTGATGCTCTTCAAGGGGGAGAACCAGGGAAAGCTCGTCCTGCGGGTCGCCAGCGCCTGA
- a CDS encoding acyl-CoA thioesterase, whose product MTASLPEGQPVLRIIPMPADTNAHGTIFGGWVMAQVDLAGSVPAVERADGPVVTLAVNSFLFRQPVFVGDLVSIYAKVIKVGRTSITVDVEVFAQRHRDVGGEAVKVTEAQLTYVAVDANRRPRPVPNATQSA is encoded by the coding sequence ATGACCGCAAGCCTTCCGGAAGGCCAGCCCGTCCTTCGCATCATTCCCATGCCGGCGGATACCAACGCGCACGGCACCATCTTCGGCGGTTGGGTGATGGCGCAGGTCGACCTCGCGGGCAGCGTCCCGGCGGTCGAACGCGCCGATGGCCCCGTGGTCACGCTCGCCGTGAACTCGTTTCTCTTTCGCCAGCCGGTCTTCGTCGGTGACCTCGTCAGCATCTACGCGAAGGTCATCAAGGTCGGGCGCACGTCGATCACCGTCGACGTCGAGGTCTTTGCCCAGCGGCATCGCGACGTCGGCGGCGAAGCCGTGAAAGTCACCGAAGCCCAGCTCACTTACGTTGCGGTCGACGCCAACCGGCGGCCGCGCCCCGTACCGAACGCGACGCAGAGCGCGTAG
- a CDS encoding 3-hydroxyacyl-CoA dehydrogenase/enoyl-CoA hydratase family protein: MGAQIAAHLANANVKPILFDLPAKEGKDKSAIARKAIDGLAKLEPSPLATRGALAQIVPANYDDDLGLLAECDLVIEAISERMDWKKSLFEKVSPHLAPNAIFASNTSGLSITELAKAIPAAARKRFCGIHFFNPPRYMRLVELIATPDTDPAVLDALETFLTTTLGKGVIRAKDTPNFVANRVGVFSMLAAMHHTAQFKLGFDEVDALTGPAIGRAKSATYRTADVVGLDTMSHVIKTMGDTLPADPWAAFYRAPEWLAALVAKGALGQKTKAGIFTKKGKDILVLDVAKQDYRASAGAMADDVKAILKEKNPGEQLAKLRASAHPQGQFLWAIFRDLFHYVAVHTADIAYSARDVDFAIRWGFGWSRGPFELWQAAGWKKVAGWIQEDIAAGKTMAKAPLPAWVFERDGVHEPAGSFSPASGKLVGRSDLAVYKRQYFPETVLGEKAADRGTTVFEDDGVRMWHQGDGIAIVSFKSKMHSLGAEVLTGLNRAIDEAEKNFDALVIWHEAPFAVGANLKAALESLKAGKFDEFEQMVALFQQTSQRLKYAQVPTVAAVEGMALGGGCEFVMHSQRVVAALESYIGLVEAGVGLLPAGGGLKEFAQRSVAWAKGGDAFPELQRYFKQAAMGEVSKSAANAREMGYLKAEDLVIFHPAELLHVAKQQARAMAESGVRPSLAPAQIPVAGDTGIATLKMLLVNMREGGFISGHDYEIASRIAEVVCGGAVEPGSIVDEKWLLDLERRNFVELAKMPKTQERIAFMLENGKPLRN, from the coding sequence ATGGGCGCCCAGATCGCCGCCCACCTCGCCAATGCCAACGTGAAGCCGATCCTCTTCGACCTGCCCGCGAAGGAGGGCAAGGACAAGAGTGCGATCGCGCGCAAGGCGATCGACGGCCTCGCGAAGCTCGAACCCAGCCCGCTCGCCACGCGCGGCGCGCTCGCGCAGATCGTGCCCGCCAACTACGACGACGATCTCGGGTTGCTTGCCGAATGCGACCTCGTGATCGAGGCGATCAGCGAGCGCATGGACTGGAAGAAGTCGCTCTTCGAGAAGGTCTCGCCGCACCTCGCGCCCAATGCGATCTTCGCGTCCAACACCTCGGGCCTGTCGATCACCGAACTCGCGAAGGCGATTCCCGCCGCGGCGCGCAAGCGCTTCTGCGGTATCCACTTCTTCAACCCGCCGCGCTACATGCGCCTCGTGGAGCTGATCGCAACACCCGACACCGATCCGGCCGTGCTCGATGCGCTCGAGACCTTCCTCACGACGACACTCGGCAAGGGCGTGATCCGCGCGAAGGACACGCCCAACTTCGTCGCCAACCGCGTCGGTGTCTTCTCGATGCTGGCGGCCATGCACCACACCGCGCAATTCAAGCTGGGCTTCGACGAAGTCGATGCACTCACGGGTCCCGCGATCGGCCGCGCAAAGAGTGCGACGTATCGCACCGCTGACGTGGTTGGCCTCGACACGATGTCGCACGTGATCAAGACGATGGGCGACACGCTGCCCGCCGATCCGTGGGCCGCGTTCTACCGCGCGCCCGAGTGGCTCGCCGCACTTGTTGCGAAGGGCGCGCTCGGCCAGAAGACCAAGGCCGGGATCTTCACGAAGAAGGGCAAGGACATCCTGGTGCTCGACGTCGCGAAGCAGGATTACCGCGCCTCGGCCGGTGCGATGGCCGACGACGTGAAGGCGATCCTCAAGGAGAAGAACCCCGGCGAGCAGCTCGCGAAGCTGCGCGCCTCGGCGCATCCGCAGGGCCAGTTCCTGTGGGCGATCTTCCGCGACCTTTTCCACTACGTGGCCGTGCACACCGCCGACATCGCCTACAGCGCGCGCGACGTGGACTTCGCGATCCGCTGGGGCTTCGGCTGGTCGCGCGGCCCCTTCGAACTGTGGCAGGCCGCGGGCTGGAAGAAGGTCGCCGGCTGGATCCAGGAAGACATCGCCGCGGGGAAAACCATGGCGAAGGCGCCGTTGCCCGCGTGGGTCTTCGAGCGCGACGGCGTTCACGAGCCCGCCGGTTCGTTCTCGCCCGCGAGCGGCAAGCTCGTCGGCCGGTCGGATCTTGCCGTGTACAAGCGCCAGTATTTTCCGGAGACGGTGCTGGGCGAGAAGGCCGCGGATCGCGGCACGACGGTCTTCGAGGACGACGGCGTTCGCATGTGGCACCAGGGCGACGGCATCGCGATCGTTTCCTTCAAGAGCAAGATGCATTCGCTCGGCGCCGAAGTGCTCACCGGGCTCAACCGCGCGATCGACGAGGCGGAGAAGAATTTCGACGCCCTCGTGATCTGGCACGAAGCGCCGTTCGCGGTGGGTGCCAACCTCAAGGCCGCGCTCGAGTCGCTCAAGGCCGGCAAGTTCGATGAATTCGAGCAGATGGTCGCGCTCTTCCAGCAGACCTCGCAGCGCCTGAAGTACGCGCAGGTGCCGACCGTCGCGGCGGTGGAGGGCATGGCGCTCGGCGGTGGTTGCGAGTTCGTGATGCATTCCCAACGCGTGGTCGCCGCACTCGAGAGCTACATCGGCCTCGTGGAAGCGGGCGTTGGCTTGCTCCCCGCGGGCGGTGGCCTCAAGGAATTCGCGCAGCGCTCGGTCGCGTGGGCGAAAGGCGGCGACGCGTTCCCCGAGCTGCAGCGCTACTTCAAGCAGGCGGCGATGGGCGAAGTCTCGAAGAGCGCGGCCAACGCGCGGGAGATGGGCTACCTCAAGGCCGAAGACCTCGTGATCTTCCATCCGGCCGAATTGCTCCACGTCGCGAAGCAGCAGGCGCGCGCGATGGCGGAATCGGGCGTGCGTCCTTCACTCGCGCCCGCGCAGATTCCCGTGGCCGGCGACACCGGCATCGCGACACTCAAGATGCTCCTCGTGAACATGCGCGAGGGCGGCTTCATCTCCGGCCACGACTACGAGATCGCCTCGCGCATCGCCGAAGTCGTGTGCGGCGGCGCGGTCGAGCCGGGCAGCATCGTCGACGAGAAGTGGCTGCTCGATCTCGAGCGGCGCAACTTCGTCGAGCTCGCGAAGATGCCCAAGACGCAGGAACGCATCGCTTTCATGCTCGAGAACGGCAAGCCCCTGAGGAACTGA